In the Rhizobium sp. CB3090 genome, one interval contains:
- a CDS encoding nucleotidyltransferase family protein: protein MTIRQAMVMAAGLGTRMRPITDTIPKPLVKIAGKPMIDYALDALADAGVEQAVVNVHHFADQMEAHLCNYRKLEVLISDERDALMNNGGGLAKGLKLLGRDPVFVMNSDLFWIGETEGRPTNLQRLAGFFDAARMDFAMLCVALDKTTGHNGKNDFSLAEDGRLSRYSNTAGNGVVYAGAIIMNPSVLDDAPKEAFNINIYYDKAIAKGRLYGTMLDGHWLTVGTPEAIGEAEETIRTFRAFA from the coding sequence ATGACCATCAGACAAGCCATGGTAATGGCCGCGGGCCTCGGGACCCGCATGCGGCCGATCACCGACACCATTCCGAAGCCGCTGGTAAAGATCGCGGGCAAGCCGATGATCGATTATGCGCTGGATGCGCTGGCCGATGCCGGCGTCGAGCAGGCGGTGGTCAATGTTCATCACTTTGCCGACCAGATGGAAGCGCATCTATGCAATTATCGAAAGCTCGAGGTCCTGATCTCGGATGAGCGGGATGCGCTGATGAACAATGGCGGCGGGCTGGCCAAGGGATTGAAACTTCTCGGCCGCGATCCGGTCTTCGTCATGAATTCCGATCTCTTCTGGATCGGCGAGACGGAGGGTAGGCCGACCAATCTGCAACGCTTAGCCGGATTCTTCGATGCTGCGCGCATGGACTTCGCCATGCTCTGCGTAGCGCTTGACAAGACGACGGGCCATAACGGCAAGAACGATTTCAGCCTGGCGGAAGACGGCCGGCTCTCGCGCTATAGCAACACTGCTGGGAATGGCGTCGTCTACGCGGGTGCGATCATCATGAACCCATCGGTTCTCGATGACGCGCCAAAAGAGGCCTTCAACATCAACATCTACTACGACAAGGCGATCGCCAAGGGTCGACTCTACGGCACCATGCTCGACGGGCATTGGCTGACCGTCGGCACGCCGGAGGCGATCGGCGAGGCAGAGGAAACGATCCGGACTTTCCGGGCGTTTGCGTGA
- the tsaE gene encoding tRNA (adenosine(37)-N6)-threonylcarbamoyltransferase complex ATPase subunit type 1 TsaE, which yields MTAANNSISLFLADDAATTRLGEDLALALKAGDCLALSGDLGAGKSSLARALLRAVADDAELDVPSPTFTLVQFYELRIPVSHFDLYRLGDPSELDELGFDEALLTGICLVEWPEMAEGELPKERIDLRLEHEGEGRRATITAPAKQFARIQRVLAIRAFLDAHDYAGAKRRFLTGDASLRAYESIHPHGGGKRVILMDWPRLPEGPPVLDGKPYPKVAHLAWDAYPFVAIANVLRENGFAAPEIFAADYDQGILLIEDLGTDGVLDAEGKPIAERYRASVACLAHLHSRDIPQDIPVTSDHVHHIPDFDRTAMTMEARLLIDWHLPWKRGAPASDEERADYLAIWNGLIDELDDTEKNLLLRDFHSPNIIWRAKEKGIQRIGLIDFQDAMIGPTAYDLASIVQDARVTIERDLHDQLIADYLALRHAQGGFDEAKFLKSWAIMSAQRNCKLAGLWVRLLQRDSKPGYMKHMPRTLAYLAIAFEHETLAPLREWCARTGIGDV from the coding sequence ATGACAGCAGCGAACAACAGCATTTCCCTTTTCCTGGCAGACGACGCGGCAACCACTCGCCTGGGCGAGGATCTGGCGCTGGCGCTCAAGGCCGGCGATTGCCTGGCGCTGTCGGGCGACCTCGGTGCCGGCAAATCGTCGCTGGCCCGTGCCCTCCTACGCGCTGTGGCTGACGATGCCGAGCTGGACGTACCAAGCCCGACTTTCACGCTCGTGCAATTCTACGAGCTGCGCATCCCGGTTTCGCATTTCGATCTTTATCGCTTGGGCGACCCTAGCGAGCTCGACGAACTCGGTTTCGACGAGGCGCTGCTGACCGGCATCTGCCTGGTGGAATGGCCGGAGATGGCCGAAGGCGAACTGCCGAAAGAGCGCATCGATCTGAGGCTCGAACACGAAGGCGAAGGCCGTCGCGCGACCATTACGGCGCCCGCCAAGCAATTCGCCCGCATCCAGCGCGTTCTGGCGATCCGCGCTTTCCTCGATGCTCATGACTATGCCGGCGCCAAGCGCCGTTTCCTGACGGGCGATGCTTCGCTGCGCGCCTATGAGTCCATCCATCCGCATGGCGGCGGCAAACGCGTGATCCTGATGGATTGGCCGCGCCTGCCCGAAGGACCGCCCGTGCTCGACGGAAAGCCCTATCCGAAGGTCGCGCATCTCGCCTGGGACGCCTATCCTTTCGTGGCGATCGCCAATGTGCTGCGCGAAAACGGCTTTGCAGCGCCGGAGATATTCGCGGCCGACTACGACCAGGGCATTCTTCTGATCGAGGATCTCGGCACCGATGGCGTGCTTGACGCAGAAGGCAAGCCGATTGCCGAACGCTACCGGGCAAGCGTCGCCTGTCTGGCGCATCTGCATAGCCGTGATATCCCGCAGGATATTCCGGTCACGTCGGATCACGTCCATCATATTCCGGACTTCGACCGCACAGCCATGACGATGGAAGCGCGGTTGCTTATCGACTGGCATCTGCCCTGGAAACGCGGCGCCCCGGCGAGCGACGAGGAACGGGCGGACTATCTAGCGATCTGGAACGGCCTAATCGATGAGCTGGACGATACGGAAAAGAACCTGCTGCTGCGCGATTTCCATTCGCCGAACATCATTTGGCGGGCCAAGGAAAAAGGCATCCAGCGAATCGGCCTCATCGATTTCCAGGACGCGATGATCGGGCCGACGGCCTATGACCTCGCCTCCATCGTCCAGGACGCGCGCGTCACCATCGAACGCGATCTGCACGATCAATTGATAGCGGATTATCTGGCGCTCCGGCATGCCCAGGGCGGTTTCGATGAAGCCAAGTTTCTGAAGAGCTGGGCGATCATGTCGGCGCAGCGCAATTGCAAACTTGCAGGCCTCTGGGTGCGGCTGTTGCAGCGCGACAGCAAGCCCGGTTATATGAAGCATATGCCGCGCACGCTCGCCTATCTCGCCATCGCTTTCGAACACGAAACGCTCGCCCCGTTGCGCGAATGGTGTGCAAGAACCGGAATAGGCGACGTCTAG
- a CDS encoding PAS domain-containing sensor histidine kinase, with protein MSEGKDNLPQPAIPLAAIARRRQGGAYMLLPRAKRRTDAGRLASLARLLRFSVFGGIVSGLAGPVLAQTSAGTPAAVRLFTSSEMVIFSVIFGVISAALLSTVWMIRQRGNMESESREIRTALSDANQRISQYQALIADKNRRIVIWDGQNARPELLGQLPVETGAPQDNEFLAFGRWLKSWSAGELDKAIDKLRSNGQSFDMVVETNRDEILEAQGRISGGRAFVRFIALNNLRAELAELKIERDRLMTSISAFQNLLDAIDLPVWRRDTEGKLTWVNQAYGEAVEAVSPDEAIREGREFLTTVARERIRASTTPESPFHDKISTVVHGNRTFFDVIDVKSSDGSAGIAIDVSEAEAVRAELARTLKSHAETLDHLATPVAIFDGDRRLQFYNQAFVQLWELDIAFLEKKPDNSELLDRLRGAKKLPEQLNWKTWKDGVLSVYRALDTQTDLWHLPNGQTLRVFATAHPQGGATWVFENLTEQVDLETRYNTLVKVQGETIDHLSEGVAVFGPDGRIRLSNPAFRILWNITEAQAKPGTHIQALAEACAPSYDRPDGWKRFAEQITSFDDERPSSQGTLELYSNLVLDYAVIPLPNAQTMLTFVNKTDSVRAERALTEKNEALLKADELKNDFVQHVSYELRSPLTNIIGFTDLLKTPGIGPLNDRQAEYIDHISTSSSVLLTLVNDILDLATVDAGIMRLNYSEIGLDDLLDEVSMQIADRLQESGVTLEITVPAHLGSVVADQQRLKQILLKLLTNAANFAPEGSTIELRCAREGTDFVFSVADKGPGIPEEIMRTVFNRFASSGKGGKRSGAGLGLSIVESFVSLHDGQVSIESQPGKGTTVTCRIPSAELPHSVAAE; from the coding sequence ATGTCTGAAGGGAAAGACAACCTGCCTCAGCCGGCGATACCCCTAGCGGCGATCGCACGGCGGCGGCAGGGCGGCGCATATATGCTTTTACCGCGGGCAAAGCGGCGGACGGATGCAGGCCGGTTGGCCTCATTGGCCCGCCTGCTGCGTTTCAGCGTTTTCGGTGGCATCGTCAGCGGCCTGGCGGGTCCCGTGCTGGCGCAGACGAGCGCTGGCACGCCGGCTGCGGTCCGTCTCTTTACCTCCTCCGAAATGGTCATCTTTTCCGTCATCTTCGGCGTGATTTCAGCGGCGCTTCTGTCGACCGTATGGATGATCCGTCAGCGCGGCAACATGGAAAGCGAGAGCCGCGAAATCCGCACAGCGCTGTCGGACGCCAACCAGCGCATTTCGCAGTATCAGGCACTGATCGCCGACAAGAACCGCCGGATCGTCATCTGGGATGGCCAAAATGCACGGCCGGAGCTGCTTGGTCAGCTTCCCGTCGAGACCGGTGCGCCGCAGGACAACGAATTCCTCGCTTTCGGCCGCTGGCTGAAATCCTGGTCGGCCGGCGAGCTGGACAAGGCGATCGACAAGCTGCGCAGCAATGGCCAAAGCTTCGATATGGTCGTCGAGACGAACCGCGACGAGATCTTGGAGGCGCAAGGCCGCATCTCCGGCGGCCGCGCCTTCGTCCGCTTCATCGCACTCAACAATCTGCGCGCCGAACTGGCCGAGCTGAAGATCGAGCGCGACCGGCTGATGACCTCGATCTCCGCTTTCCAGAATCTGCTCGATGCTATCGACCTGCCGGTCTGGCGGCGCGATACCGAGGGCAAGCTGACCTGGGTCAACCAAGCCTATGGCGAGGCAGTCGAGGCCGTATCGCCGGATGAGGCCATCCGCGAAGGCCGCGAATTCCTGACCACCGTCGCGCGCGAGCGCATCCGCGCCTCCACCACGCCGGAATCGCCCTTCCACGACAAGATTTCCACCGTCGTACACGGCAATCGCACGTTCTTCGATGTCATCGACGTCAAATCCTCAGACGGTTCGGCCGGCATCGCTATCGACGTTTCCGAAGCGGAAGCGGTCCGGGCCGAGCTGGCCCGCACGTTGAAGAGCCATGCCGAGACGCTCGATCATCTGGCGACACCGGTCGCGATTTTCGATGGCGACCGGCGGCTGCAATTCTACAATCAGGCCTTCGTCCAGCTCTGGGAGCTCGACATCGCTTTCCTCGAGAAGAAGCCTGATAATAGCGAGCTGTTGGATCGGCTGCGCGGCGCCAAGAAGCTGCCGGAGCAACTGAACTGGAAGACCTGGAAAGACGGCGTCCTTTCGGTCTATCGCGCGCTCGATACGCAGACGGATCTTTGGCACCTGCCGAACGGACAGACCTTAAGGGTTTTTGCCACCGCCCATCCCCAGGGCGGCGCCACCTGGGTATTCGAGAACCTCACCGAGCAAGTCGATCTCGAAACACGCTACAACACGCTGGTCAAGGTGCAGGGCGAGACCATCGACCATCTCTCCGAAGGCGTTGCCGTCTTTGGGCCGGATGGCCGCATCCGCCTCTCCAATCCGGCATTCCGCATCTTGTGGAACATCACCGAGGCCCAAGCCAAGCCGGGCACGCATATCCAGGCGCTCGCCGAGGCTTGCGCGCCTTCCTACGACCGGCCAGATGGCTGGAAGCGGTTTGCGGAGCAGATCACCAGCTTCGACGACGAACGCCCGTCGTCGCAAGGCACGCTGGAGCTCTATTCCAACCTCGTGCTCGACTATGCGGTCATTCCGCTGCCGAACGCGCAGACCATGCTGACCTTCGTCAACAAGACCGACAGCGTGCGGGCCGAACGGGCGCTTACCGAAAAGAACGAGGCTCTGCTGAAGGCCGACGAGCTGAAGAACGATTTTGTCCAGCATGTCTCCTACGAGCTGCGCTCGCCGCTGACCAACATCATCGGCTTTACCGATCTTTTGAAGACGCCGGGCATTGGGCCGCTCAACGACCGTCAGGCGGAGTATATCGATCATATCTCCACCTCTTCCTCGGTACTGCTGACGCTGGTCAACGACATCCTCGATCTTGCGACCGTCGATGCCGGCATCATGCGGTTGAATTATTCCGAGATCGGACTGGACGACCTACTCGATGAAGTGTCGATGCAGATCGCCGATCGGCTGCAGGAAAGCGGCGTGACGCTGGAAATCACCGTGCCCGCACATCTCGGCTCCGTCGTAGCGGATCAGCAGCGGCTGAAGCAGATATTGCTCAAGCTTCTGACCAATGCCGCCAATTTCGCGCCCGAAGGCTCGACGATCGAGCTCAGATGCGCGCGCGAAGGCACGGATTTCGTCTTCTCGGTCGCCGATAAGGGTCCGGGCATCCCCGAAGAGATCATGCGCACGGTGTTCAACCGCTTTGCCTCCAGCGGCAAGGGCGGCAAGCGTAGCGGGGCCGGCCTCGGTCTCTCCATCGTCGAAAGCTTCGTCAGCCTGCATGACGGCCAGGTCTCGATCGAAAGCCAACCGGGCAAGGGAACCACGGTCACCTGCCGGATTCCCTCCGCCGAATTGCCGCACTCCGTCGCAGCAGAATGA
- the ahcY gene encoding adenosylhomocysteinase has translation MSTEKDYIVADIGLADFGRKEITIAETEMPGLMACRAEFGEAQPLKGARITGSLHMTIQTAVLIETLVALGAEVRWASCNIFSTQDHAAAAIAASGVPVFAVKGESLEDYWTYTDKIFQWTDGGLSNMILDDGGDATMYILLGARAEAGEDVLSNPHSEEEEILFAQIKKRLQATPGWFTKQRDAIKGVTEETTTGVNRLYQLSQKGLLPFPAINVNDSVTKSKFDNKYGCKESLVDGIRRATDVMMAGKVAVVCGYGDVGKGSAASLSGAGARVKVTEVDPICALQAAMDGYEVVQLEDVVSSADIFITTTGNKDVIRIDHMRAMKDMAIVGNIGHFDNEIQVAALRNLKWTNIKPQVDMIEFAKGNRIILLSEGRLLNLGNATGHPSFVMSASFTNQTLAQIELFTKPGQYQNQVYVLPKHLDEKVARLHLAKLGVKLTELSEEQASYIGVTPQGPFKSDHYRY, from the coding sequence ATGAGCACTGAAAAGGACTACATCGTCGCGGATATCGGCCTTGCCGACTTCGGCCGCAAGGAAATCACGATCGCCGAAACCGAAATGCCGGGCCTGATGGCCTGCCGCGCCGAGTTCGGCGAAGCACAGCCGCTGAAAGGCGCGCGCATCACCGGCTCGCTGCACATGACGATCCAGACCGCCGTCCTCATCGAGACGCTGGTGGCACTCGGCGCAGAAGTCCGTTGGGCATCCTGCAACATCTTCTCGACCCAGGACCATGCCGCTGCCGCAATCGCCGCCTCCGGCGTTCCGGTCTTCGCCGTCAAGGGCGAAAGCCTCGAAGACTACTGGACCTACACCGACAAGATCTTCCAGTGGACCGACGGCGGCCTCTCCAACATGATTCTCGACGATGGCGGCGACGCCACGATGTACATCCTGCTCGGCGCTCGCGCCGAAGCCGGTGAGGACGTGCTCTCCAACCCGCATTCCGAAGAAGAGGAAATCCTCTTCGCGCAGATCAAGAAGCGCCTGCAGGCAACGCCTGGCTGGTTCACAAAGCAGCGCGACGCCATCAAGGGCGTGACCGAAGAGACCACCACCGGCGTCAACCGCCTCTATCAGCTCAGCCAGAAGGGCCTGCTGCCCTTCCCGGCGATCAACGTCAACGACAGCGTCACCAAGTCGAAGTTCGACAACAAGTACGGCTGCAAGGAATCGCTGGTCGACGGCATCCGCCGCGCAACCGACGTAATGATGGCCGGCAAGGTCGCCGTCGTCTGCGGCTACGGCGACGTGGGCAAGGGTTCGGCTGCTTCGCTTTCCGGCGCCGGCGCACGCGTCAAGGTCACGGAAGTCGATCCGATCTGCGCCCTGCAGGCCGCCATGGACGGCTATGAAGTCGTTCAGCTCGAAGACGTCGTTTCGAGCGCCGACATCTTCATCACCACCACCGGCAACAAGGACGTCATCCGCATCGACCATATGCGCGCGATGAAGGACATGGCGATCGTCGGCAACATCGGTCACTTCGACAACGAAATCCAGGTTGCCGCTCTGCGTAACCTCAAGTGGACGAACATCAAGCCGCAGGTCGACATGATCGAGTTCGCCAAGGGCAACCGCATCATCCTGCTGTCGGAAGGCCGCCTGCTGAACCTCGGCAACGCCACCGGCCATCCGTCCTTCGTCATGTCGGCTTCCTTCACCAACCAGACGCTGGCGCAGATCGAGCTCTTCACCAAGCCCGGCCAGTACCAGAACCAGGTCTACGTGCTGCCGAAGCACCTCGACGAGAAGGTTGCGCGCCTGCACCTTGCCAAGCTCGGCGTGAAGCTGACGGAGCTTTCCGAAGAGCAGGCTTCGTATATCGGCGTCACTCCGCAGGGTCCGTTCAAGTCCGACCACTACAGATACTGA
- a CDS encoding glutathione S-transferase family protein, with translation MLTLHDYLPSQNGWKARVLLGLLEIPYTSRLVSIFEGESRADAFLDLNPVGAIPVLELDDGRAIAESNAILTYLAEGTPFLPADRYQRAKVMQWLFFEQYHIEPVIGSLRFWTLTGRIERNQNLVSGKREAAVRALTAMERSLTGLSFLVGNGLSIADIAVYAYSHRAADCGFPLADYPAVAAWSDRVRDAIGPGYPVHPYSIDPHSGA, from the coding sequence ATGCTCACACTTCATGACTATTTGCCATCGCAGAACGGCTGGAAAGCGAGGGTTCTGCTTGGCCTGCTCGAAATCCCCTATACCAGCCGTCTCGTCTCGATTTTCGAAGGTGAAAGCCGCGCCGACGCTTTCCTGGATCTCAATCCGGTGGGCGCCATCCCCGTCCTCGAGCTGGACGACGGACGTGCCATTGCGGAATCGAACGCGATCCTCACCTATCTCGCCGAAGGTACGCCCTTTCTGCCGGCAGACCGCTATCAGCGTGCCAAGGTCATGCAATGGCTGTTCTTCGAGCAATACCATATCGAGCCGGTCATCGGTTCGCTGCGCTTCTGGACGCTGACCGGGCGGATCGAACGCAATCAGAATTTGGTCTCGGGAAAGCGCGAAGCTGCAGTCCGCGCCCTCACGGCAATGGAACGCAGCCTAACCGGTCTTTCGTTTCTTGTCGGAAATGGTTTGTCGATCGCCGATATAGCCGTCTACGCCTATAGCCACCGAGCCGCTGATTGCGGCTTTCCTCTGGCCGACTATCCGGCGGTCGCCGCCTGGTCCGACCGTGTCCGAGATGCCATTGGGCCCGGCTATCCCGTGCACCCCTATAGCATCGATCCGCATTCCGGCGCTTGA
- a CDS encoding HPr family phosphocarrier protein, producing MTELSRELLIINKRGLHARASAKFVQTVEAYDATITVSRDGTTVGGNSIMGLMMLAASPGCSVLVTASGTQAAEALDALDRLVADKFGEEM from the coding sequence ATGACGGAACTTTCCCGGGAACTTCTGATCATCAACAAACGCGGCTTGCATGCCCGCGCTTCCGCCAAATTCGTACAGACCGTCGAAGCCTACGACGCCACCATCACCGTCTCGAGGGACGGAACCACCGTCGGCGGCAACTCGATCATGGGCCTGATGATGCTTGCCGCAAGCCCCGGCTGCAGCGTGCTCGTCACCGCGAGCGGTACCCAGGCCGCCGAGGCACTCGATGCGCTGGATCGCCTGGTCGCCGACAAGTTCGGCGAGGAAATGTAA
- a CDS encoding PTS sugar transporter subunit IIA, whose product MIGLVLVTHGKLAEEFRHAVEHVVGPQKFIETVCIGPEDDMDKRRQDILQAVSGADDGHGVIILTDMFGGTPSNLAISVMNSGHTEVIAGVNLPMLIKLAGVRGDNNMEKALVEASEAGRKYINVASRVLSGK is encoded by the coding sequence ATGATCGGACTTGTGCTTGTCACTCATGGCAAGCTGGCTGAAGAGTTTCGGCATGCCGTCGAGCATGTCGTTGGTCCGCAGAAGTTCATAGAGACGGTATGCATTGGTCCCGAAGACGACATGGACAAGCGTCGGCAGGACATCCTGCAGGCCGTTTCCGGCGCCGACGACGGGCATGGGGTCATCATTCTTACCGATATGTTCGGCGGCACTCCTTCCAATCTCGCGATCTCGGTCATGAATAGCGGCCATACGGAAGTTATTGCCGGTGTCAATCTGCCGATGCTAATTAAGCTTGCGGGCGTACGGGGCGACAACAACATGGAGAAGGCTCTGGTTGAAGCTTCCGAGGCCGGACGCAAATATATAAATGTGGCCAGCCGTGTACTCAGCGGCAAATGA
- a CDS encoding HPr kinase/phosphorylase produces MSGKATNVHGTAIVVGRTGLLFLGPSGSGKSSLAFACLAAAKPLGLSAALVADDQVFIMQRDGAIIAECPPSIAGLMEIRYTGIVRLPHVSEAEMHYAIRPVDPATAERLPPENETTDIAQSIRLPLIRLSATSANPLAVIMAKTIISLG; encoded by the coding sequence ATGAGCGGCAAAGCGACCAATGTCCACGGGACAGCGATCGTCGTCGGCAGGACCGGCCTGTTGTTTTTGGGGCCATCGGGCAGCGGCAAGTCCTCGCTTGCTTTTGCCTGCCTGGCCGCCGCCAAGCCGCTTGGCCTTTCCGCAGCATTGGTCGCTGACGATCAGGTTTTCATCATGCAACGTGATGGTGCCATCATCGCCGAATGCCCGCCTTCTATCGCCGGCCTGATGGAGATCCGCTACACCGGCATCGTTCGACTTCCCCATGTTTCCGAGGCCGAAATGCACTACGCCATCCGCCCGGTCGATCCAGCGACGGCGGAGCGGCTCCCTCCGGAAAACGAAACGACGGATATCGCTCAATCCATTCGCCTGCCGCTGATCCGCCTGTCCGCAACATCGGCAAATCCGCTCGCGGTGATTATGGCAAAAACCATCATCAGTTTGGGTTAA
- a CDS encoding sensor histidine kinase gives MAQLVQDRDIDDTESPSDVRIARRRWTHPFTLIRRIFGNAVFSSLTRRILFFNLAALVVLVGGILYLNQFREGLIDARVESLLTQGEIIAGAVSASASVDTNSITIDPQKLLELQAGQSITPVPNDEDLEFPIDPEKVAPVLTRLISPTRTRARIFDADANLLLDSRHLYSRGQVLRYDLPPVEDAAQSWSDWFSGLLNKMLQPGNLPVYKEAPGGDGSIYPEVMNALTGVRGAVVRTTEKGELIVSVAVPIQRFRAVLGVLLLSTQAGDIDKIVHAERLAIMRVFGVATLVNVVLSLLLSSTIANPLRRLSAAAIRVRRGGAKEREEIPDFSARQDEIGNLSIALRDMTSALYDRIDAIESFAADVSHELKNPLTSLRSAVETLPLAKSDDSKKRLMDVIQHDVRRLDRLISDISDASRLDAELARSDAKSLDLEVLLRDMIDISRQVGHSKKAVEIDYVVDRKPGAKTKFTIDGHDLRIGQIVTNLIENARSFVAKDTGKITVRLTRTRTRCVIYVEDNGPGIQAENIDRIFERFYTDRPEAEGFGQNSGLGLSISRQIAEAHGGSLRAENIVDGDGATLLGARFILSLPAETPA, from the coding sequence TTGGCGCAACTGGTGCAAGATAGAGACATCGACGATACGGAAAGCCCGAGCGACGTCAGAATCGCCCGCCGTCGGTGGACTCACCCTTTCACGCTGATCCGCCGCATCTTCGGCAATGCCGTCTTCTCGAGCCTGACGCGGCGTATTCTGTTCTTCAACCTCGCCGCCCTCGTCGTTCTCGTCGGCGGTATCCTCTATCTCAATCAGTTCCGCGAGGGCTTGATCGACGCCCGCGTCGAGAGCCTGCTAACGCAGGGCGAAATCATCGCCGGTGCCGTCTCGGCATCCGCTTCGGTCGACACCAATTCCATTACCATCGACCCGCAGAAGCTATTGGAACTCCAGGCGGGGCAGAGCATCACGCCGGTTCCGAACGATGAGGACCTGGAGTTTCCGATCGATCCGGAGAAGGTGGCGCCGGTGTTGACGCGGTTGATTTCGCCGACGCGCACCCGCGCCCGCATCTTCGATGCCGACGCCAATCTGCTGCTCGACAGCCGCCATCTCTATTCGCGCGGTCAGGTGCTGCGCTACGATCTGCCACCGGTGGAAGATGCGGCACAAAGCTGGTCGGACTGGTTCAGCGGCCTGCTCAACAAGATGCTGCAGCCGGGCAACCTGCCGGTTTATAAGGAAGCGCCCGGCGGTGACGGTTCGATCTACCCGGAAGTAATGAATGCGCTGACCGGCGTGCGCGGCGCCGTGGTGCGAACCACGGAAAAGGGCGAGCTGATCGTCTCCGTTGCCGTCCCCATCCAACGTTTCCGCGCCGTGCTCGGCGTATTGCTGTTGTCGACGCAGGCCGGCGATATCGACAAGATCGTCCATGCCGAACGCTTGGCGATCATGCGCGTCTTCGGTGTCGCGACCCTGGTTAACGTCGTTCTGTCGCTGCTTTTGTCCTCGACCATCGCCAATCCGCTGCGCCGGCTTTCGGCCGCCGCCATCCGCGTGCGCCGCGGCGGAGCGAAGGAGCGTGAGGAAATTCCTGATTTCTCCGCCCGCCAGGATGAAATCGGCAACCTGTCGATCGCGCTGCGCGACATGACGTCAGCGCTCTACGACCGTATCGATGCGATCGAAAGTTTCGCCGCCGACGTCAGTCACGAACTGAAGAACCCGCTGACATCGCTGCGCAGCGCCGTCGAAACGTTGCCGCTCGCCAAAAGCGACGATTCCAAGAAACGGCTGATGGATGTCATCCAGCATGACGTACGCCGCCTTGACCGGCTGATCAGCGATATTTCCGACGCATCCCGCCTCGATGCCGAACTTGCGCGCTCGGACGCGAAATCGCTCGATCTCGAAGTCCTGTTGCGCGACATGATCGATATTTCCCGGCAGGTCGGGCATTCTAAGAAGGCGGTCGAGATAGATTATGTCGTCGACCGCAAGCCGGGTGCGAAAACCAAGTTCACCATCGACGGCCACGATCTGCGCATCGGCCAGATCGTCACCAACCTCATTGAGAACGCCCGCTCTTTCGTTGCGAAAGACACCGGAAAAATCACAGTCAGACTGACGCGAACGCGAACGCGCTGCGTCATCTATGTCGAAGACAACGGGCCGGGCATTCAGGCGGAAAATATCGATCGCATTTTCGAGCGTTTCTATACCGACCGGCCGGAAGCGGAAGGTTTCGGTCAGAATTCCGGTTTGGGCCTTTCGATCAGCCGGCAGATCGCTGAGGCGCATGGCGGATCTCTGCGTGCTGAAAACATCGTCGACGGTGATGGCGCGACGCTGCTCGGCGCCCGCTTCATCCTCTCATTACCAGCCGAAACACCGGCATGA
- a CDS encoding response regulator transcription factor, whose protein sequence is MLTIALVDDDRNILTSVSIALEAEGYKVETYTDGASALDGLLARPPQLAIFDIKMPRMDGMELLRRLRQKSDLPVIFLTSKDEEIDELFGLKMGADDFITKPFSQRLLVERVKAVLRRASAREVANAANSGTAAKPGAVQQARSLERGQLVMDQERHTCTWKGEPVTLTVTEFLILHSLAQRPGVVKSRDALMDAAYDEQVYVDDRTIDSHIKRLRKKFKMVDLDFDMIETLYGVGYRFREAA, encoded by the coding sequence ATGTTGACAATCGCGCTTGTTGACGACGACCGCAATATCCTGACTTCCGTGTCGATTGCCTTGGAAGCCGAGGGATACAAGGTGGAAACCTATACCGACGGCGCTTCGGCGCTCGACGGATTGCTTGCCCGGCCGCCGCAACTGGCGATCTTCGATATCAAGATGCCGCGCATGGACGGCATGGAGCTTTTGCGCCGCCTGCGGCAGAAGTCCGATCTGCCGGTGATCTTCCTGACCTCGAAAGATGAAGAGATCGACGAGCTCTTCGGCCTGAAGATGGGTGCCGACGACTTCATCACCAAACCCTTCTCGCAGCGCCTACTGGTCGAGCGCGTCAAGGCCGTGCTTCGCCGTGCTTCCGCCCGTGAAGTTGCGAATGCGGCCAATAGCGGCACAGCCGCGAAGCCCGGCGCCGTGCAACAAGCCCGCTCGCTGGAGCGCGGGCAGCTTGTCATGGACCAGGAACGCCATACCTGCACCTGGAAGGGAGAACCGGTGACGCTGACCGTCACGGAGTTCCTGATCCTGCATTCCCTGGCGCAACGCCCCGGCGTCGTAAAAAGCCGCGATGCCTTGATGGACGCTGCTTACGACGAGCAGGTCTATGTCGACGATCGCACCATCGACAGCCACATCAAGCGGCTTCGCAAGAAATTCAAGATGGTCGATCTCGATTTTGATATGATCGAAACGCTGTATGGAGTCGGCTACCGCTTCCGCGAAGCGGCCTAG